In Rhizobium sp. BT03, the sequence GGGTGTCGCCCATCTCGCGCTCTTCGACGCCAACGAGACGACCGCGACCGCGCTGCTCGACCGGCTGAAGACATATTATCCCCACCTCCACGTCACGATCGGCTCGCTCGATCCGGCCGGCTTCGACGTCGTCGTCAACGCGACACCGCTTGGAATGCGGCGGGGCGACCCTCTGCCGATCGACGTCGACCGCATCTCCCCCTCGACTTTCGTCGGCGAGGTGGTGTTGAGCAAGGAGATCACCCCTTTCCTGGAGGCCGCCCGGGCGCGCGGCTGCGCCTTTCAGGTCGGCACGGATATGCTGTTCGAACAGATCCCCGCCTATCTCGAATTCTTCGATTTCCCGACAACGACGGCCGACAATCTGCGGGCCATCGCCAAGCTTGGTTGATGACTGAGCCGAAATTGCTCAGGATCGCGCGAATATCGATGATGCGGCGCGCACGCAGAGGTAAATGATGAAGACAAAGCGGTTTAAAAGCGCTGTTTTCGAGGCGATCCACAGTGCGGTCGCAGCCATGCACGGTGCCGGCACAGCCGACAGAGAAACGATGCGCTCCTTCGATGAAACGTGCCTCGTTTCGCCTCAGGTAAAAGCGCGAGGCGCAGACCTGAAAGATCGCGACGCGCTTTAGGCAGTTCCAAGCCGCCTGATATTTCCTGTTAGCTCCGCTGCGAGGCGCAAGCTGGCGGCGGTTGCCATCGTCATTTGCGGCAGCAGCAGCCATTCGAGCGTCCAGGCAGCACCGGAGCGTTCCTGTTCATGGACGAGGGACTGGTGGATGCCCGACAGCGCCGTCGCGTTGAAGCGTGCGAGCGCGACCAGGGTTTCGGCGGCGACCGGATTCTGCTTGTGGGCCATCGCCGACGAGGTGCCGCCGCCTGCGATTTCGATCTCCTGGCCTGCCTGGGCAAGCAGGGCGATATCCTGGCCGATCTTGCCGAGGCTGCCGGAGATCGATGCAAACAGGCCGGCGATATCGGCGATCGGCAGACGCCCGCTCTGCCATTGCCTGGCGTCGGTCAGGCCGAGTTCCTGGGCGAGCGCGGCGCGAACGGCTGCGGCCTGCGGCCCAAGCTTATCCAGCGTGCCGGCGGCGCCGCCGAACTGGACGGGAAAACTCTGCTCGGTCAGGCGGTCGCGACAAGTTTCCAACGGTGCGCGCCATGCGTCGAGACGGTCGGAGACGGCGATCGGGATCGCCGCCTGCATGCGGGTGTGGCCCATCAGCCGGCTGTGGCCGAACTGGCGATCGAGTCCGTCGAGCGCTCCGGCAATAGTGGAAAGCCGGCCGGCGAACAGGAAGACCACGGCCTTCAGCCTGATCATCAGGCTGGTGTCGATCACATCCTGGCTGGTGGCGCCGAGATGCAGGCTTTTTGCTGCCTCCTCGCCGACTTCGGCGCGCAGTTGCCTGATGAAATCGGGGATGACGACGCCATCCCGCGCGGTCGCCGAGCGAAGACTGGCGAGATCGGGAGAAAAGCCGGCGCAGGCTGCGGTGATCTTTCTTGCCGCTTCCGCTGGGATCAGGCCATGCGTGGCTTCCGCTCTCGCCAGCGCGGCCTCGAAGGAGGCCATGGCGCGCAGATCAGCCTCGGCGGAGAAATAGGGCGCGATTTCATCGTCGCCGAGCAGGCCGGAGAGGAAGGGATGGTCGAAGGGCGATGCGGTCATGGATTGCTCGTTGCGTGGTCGCCCCCTCATCCGGCTGCCGCCACCTTCTCCCCCAGGGGAGAAGGGGTTTTGAGGCAATGCCGGCGCCTAAGGGCCAAGTGATCTCGTGTGGCACTGTTCCCCTCTCCCCCACGGGGAGAGGGCAGGGTGAGGGGGCTTCTTGCACGGCACTCTCCGCCTCCAGAACCCCCTCAAATATCCAAAAACACCGTTTCCTTCGCACCCTGCAGATGAATGTCGAAATGGCAGATGGCGCCGTCGCGGGTGGCGATCATGGTGGCGACACGCTCGCGATGTTCGATGCGCAGAAGCAGCGGGTCGGCGGCGTTGGCTTCCGTCTCCTCCGGGAAATACATCCGCGTGTGCAGGCCGATATTGATGCCGCGGGCGACGATCCAGACGGTGATGTGCGGGGCTTGTCTGCGGCCGTCCTTGAAGGGGACGCGGCCGGGCTTGATGGTGTCGAAGCTGTAGACGCCGTCTTCGCTGCGGGTCGGGCAGCGGCCCCAGCCGGTGAAATTGGGATCGGCGGTGCCGCGCATTTCCGAGGGGCTGTTGTAGAGGCCGGCGCTGTCGGCCTGCCAGATCTCGACGACGGCATCGCGCACCAAAGCGCCGGCGCCGTCGAGGATGCGGCCGGTGACGGTGATACGCTCGCCGAGCGTCTTCTCGTTGACCATCTGGGTGCCGAGATCGGCATCGTAGACGCCCGTGATGTCGCAGAAATTCGGCGTCAGGCCGATGTGGACATAGGGGCCGGCCGTCTGCGACGGGGTTTCCTTGAGATAACCGAGCTGCTGCATGGTCAATTGCCCTCCAGCCTGTTTTCGAACATCGTCGAGCGGCGGCCGCGCAGCACGATATCGAATTTATAGGCGCGTGAGTCCATCGGGATCGTATTGCCCCAGTCGAGCGGCGCAATCAGCTGCTCGATCGCCGCCTTGTCGGGGATCGTGCCGACGATCGGACATTTCCAGATCATCGGATCGCCCTCGAAATACATCTGGGTGATCAGCCGCTGGGCAAAGCCGTGGCCGAAAACCGAGAAATGGATATGGGCCGGGCGCCAGTCGTTGACGCCGTTCGGCCAGGGATAGGCGCCGGGCCGCACCGTGCGGAAATGGTAGCGGCCTTCCTCATCGGTGACGGCGCGGCCGCAGCCGCCGAAATTCGGGTCGATCGCCGCCAGATAGGATTCCTTCTTGTGGCGATAGCGGCCGCCGGCATTGGCCTGCCAGAATTCGACCAGCGCGCCGGCAACCGGCTTTGCCCGTTCGTCGAGCACGCGGCCATGGACGATGATGCGCTCGCCAATGGCGCTTTCGCCGGGCCGCGCATAATTCAGGATCAGGTCGTTGTCGAGATCGCCGATCATCGAATGGCCGAAGACCGGGCCGGTGGTTTCGGAGATCGTGCCGTCGAGCGAGAGCAGGGCGCGCTGGGGGGCGCGCAGCACCGAGGTTTTGTAGCCGGGGGTCAGCGCCGGCGCGTGCCAGGCGCGGTCGCGGGCGAAGAAGGCGCCGGTCTCGGGCTTGCGGTTCGGTAATTCGGACATTTTCCTCCCTCAGGCCGCCTTTTCGGCGTCCATTTGTTCAAAGGCCTGCTTGGCGATCTTGATCGCATGATTGGCGGCGGGAACGCCGGCATAGATCGCCACATGCAAGAGCGCCTCGCAGACATCCTCGCGGGTCGCACCTGTGTTGGCGGTGGCGCGCACATGCATGGCAACCTCGTCGTCCTGGCCGAGTGCCGCCAGCAGCGCGATGGTGACGATCGAGCGCTCGCGTTTGCTCAGCCCCGGGCGCGACCAGACATGGCCCCAGGCGGCTTCGGTGATCAGCTCCTGGAAGGGCCGGTCGAACTCGGTCGCCGCGGCCGCAGCACGGTCGACATGGGCGTCGCCGAGCACGGCGCGGCGGGTCGCCATGCCTTGCCGGTAACGCTCGGAGGAGGCGGTCTCGTTCATCGGTTGGTTTCTCCAGGCGGAAGAGACGTCAGAAAGGCGCGGATGATCGCCGTCAGCGCTTCCGGCTGCTCGACGCAGGGAATATGGGCGCAATCTGGGATAACTTCGTAGCGGGCGCCGGGGATCAGCTTCGCTGTGGAAAGCACGAGAGCGGGCGGCGTCGAGCCGTCCTGGTCCCCGACGATGCAGATCGCCGGAACCGCGATCCTCTTTGCCGCTTCGGTGAAATCGGCATCGCGGATCGCTTCGCAGGCGGCGATATAACCCTCGACCGGCTGGCGCGTCAGCATGTTGCAATAGCCTGAATAGGCGGTGTTCTCCGGCCGGCGGAAGGCAGGCGTGAACCAGCGCTCCATGATGGCGTCGACAATGCTGCCGATGCCGTTCTTCTCGACCGCGGCGATGCGGGCATTCCAGCTTTCGGCCGTGCCGATCTTATGGGCGGTGTCGCTGAGGATGAGGGCGTGCACGAGATCCGGCCGGCGCTGATAGAGCGACTGGGCGATGAGGCCGCCGACGGAGAGGCCGCAGATGACCGCATTCTTGACCGAGAGCAGATCGAGCAGGCCGGCGAGATCGGTCGCATGATCCTCGATCGATGCGGGGAGCTGGCCGACATCGGAAAGCCCGTGGCCGCGCTTGTCGTAGAGCAGGACGGCGTAGTCGCCGGCAAGCCGCACCACGACGTCGCGCCAGATGCGGAAATCCGTTCCCAGCGAGTTGATGAAGACGATCACCGGCCGATCGGCGGGCGCGCCGATGACCTGATAGTGGATCGTTACGTCGTTTATGCGGGCAAACTGCACGTCAATCTCCTCCGTCATCAAGTCAGTTCAGCCGGGGGCGCGCCCCTCATCCGGCTGCCGCCACCTTGCCTGGGTCGAGCCACAGGTCTCGACCCGTCCTTCGGACCCCCGCAGGCGGGGAGAAGGGGATATGTCGCACCGTCTCCCTAAACCTCGACGCTGCGTTTGGCACGTCCCCTCGCCCCGCCTGCGGGGAGAGGGTTAGGGTGAGGGGCAGCCTTTGGCGCTTCCGTCATCCCAGGGCTTGACCCGCGCATCACGCGGCATTCGCGGCATGGATCCTCGGGTCAAGCCCGAGGATGACGGAGAGTGGGGTTGGCTGGCCCTCACAAATTGCACGTCACTTCCTCATCAAGTCAGTTCCGCCGGCAAGTGCGTTTCCGACACGGTCGCCGACGCCGCGAATGGCTCCGTCCGTCTCTCCACCCTCCGTCATGCTCGGGCTTGACCCGAGCATCCACGCGGCGCCCACCGGCAGCCGCGGCATGGATCCTCGGCTCAAGGCCGAGGATGACGGAGAGTGGGGGAGGCTCTTCGCCAAACTCGTCCCCGGCATGCAAAGCCCACCCAACGGCACATACTTCTAAAGATGAAACTGACCGGTTGATCCGGTTAAGTAAAATGATATTTATCAGCCTTTCGATAACCTCGGAGTTATGTGAACGATGATCGACAGCCGCGTGAAGTTTCGTCATTTGCAGACCTTTGTCGAGGTGGCGCGGCAGAAGAGCGTCATGAAGGCGGCGGAGTTGCTGCATGTCAGCCAGCCGGCGGTGACGAAGACGATCCGCGAACTGGAGCAGGTGCTCGGCGTCGACGTCTTCGAGCGCGACGGCCGCGGCATCAAGATCACCCGCTACGGCGAGGTCTTCCTGCGCCATGCCGGGGCGGCGCTGACGGCGCTGCGCCAGGGGCTCGATTCCGTCTCGCAGGAGCAGTTCGCCGATGCGCCGCCGATCCGCATCGGCGCCCTGCCGACGGTGTCGTCACGCATCATGCCGCGGGCGATGGAACTCTTCCTCAAGGAGCGGACCTGGAGCCGGGTGAAGATCGTCACCGGCGAGAATGCCGTGCTGCTGGAGCAGCTTCGCGTCGGCGATCTCGATCTCGTCGTCGGACGTCTGGCGGGTGCGGAGAAGATGGCAGGCTTTTCCTTCGAGCATCTTTATTCCGAGCAGGTCGTGTTTGCCGTGCGCGCCGGTCATCCGCTGCTCGACGCTGGGCAATCGCCCTTCTCAGGTTTCGGCGATTACACGGTGCTGATGCCGACGCGGGGTTCGATCATCCGGCCGGTGGTCGAAAATTTCCTCATCGCCAACGGCGTCTCCAGCCTGCCGAACCAGATCGAAACGGTCTCGGATTCCTTCGGCCGCGCCTTCCTGCGCTCGAGCGATGCGATCTGGATCATTTCCAATGGCGTGGTGGCCGACGACGTCGCCGACGGGCGGCTGGCGCTGCTGCCGGTCGATACCGGCGAGACCAGGGGGCCGGTCGGGCTGACGATGCGCGCCGATGCCGTGCCGTCGGCGCCGCAATCGATCCTGATGCAGACGATCCGCGAAGCGGCCGGGGAGATTTCCTGAGCCTCCGCTCTTTAATTCTGGTTGTAGTTTGCCCAGATTTAGACTATGTCTAATTCAGGACAGGAGGCTGTTATGCAGCATGCACGACGCAGGGAGCAGCGGGAAAGCCAGGGGCCGCAGCGGCTTGAGACCGAGCGGTTTGCGCCTGTAAATCGCAAAAGGCTGAGTGCGCCGGCCTTGCGAACCTTCCTGGCGATCGCCGATCTCTGGGGTTTGAGCGAGGAGCAGCGGCTGCTCGTGCTCGGCTATCCCTCCCGGTCGACCTATCACAACTGGGCCAAGCAGGCGCGCGAGCACGGGGCCTTCACGCTCGATGTCGATACGCTGACCCGGATCTCCGCCGTGCTCGGCATTCATCAGGCGCTCGGCGTGCTGTTTGCCGACGAACGCGCCGGCGTCGCCTGGCTGCGCGTGCCGCATCAGGCGCCGGTGTTCGGCGGGCATCCGCCGCTCGATATCGTGACGAATGGGACCCAGGACGGGCTGATGACCGTGCGCCGCTTCCTCGATGGCGCCCGCGGCGGTGTCTACATGCAGCCGAATAGGCTCGACGAGGCCTTCACGCCTTATGAAGATGCGGACGTCGTCTTCCGGTGAGTGAGCGTTTTGCCGCGGCGCCGCGTCCGTCCTATCGGCTGATCCCATCGCAATTTCCGCCGATCGGGCTTTTCGACACGGTGACCCGGGCGGCCGATCTCGAAGCCGTGATGGAACTCGTCGGCTGGACCAACGACCGTCTCGTCGCCGACCGCATCCAGCGGCTCCCCGAGGATGAGTGGGTCTATGGCAGTGCGAATGCCAGCATCGTCATGGCGGCGTTCCTGCATGTCGCCCCCGGCGGCATGCGCTTCAACGGCCCCGATCTCGGCGCCTGGTATGCCGCCGACAATCTGAAGACCGCCGCCGCCGAGGTCGGCCATCATCTCCGGCGCGAGGTCGTCGCCCGCGGCGTGGCGACGATGGCGCGCACCTATCGAAGCTATGCGGCCACTCTGATTGGCGACTATCTCGACATTCGCGGCGAGCAGGCGCTGCGGCCCGATGTCTATAACAGTGCGAGCTATGCGGCGTCGCAGATGCTGGGCGAAGAGGTGCGTTCGAGCGGCGGCGCCGGCATTCTTTATGACAGCGTCCGCCTGAGAGGCGGGGTCAACATCGCTGCGCATCGGCCGCGCAACATTCGCGATGTGCTGCAGGCCGATCACTTCGAAATCACCGTTTTCGCCGCCGACCGGCGCATCGATGTCAGGAAGCTTGCAAGCTAGAGGCGTTCCGCCCAGGCCTTTGCCGCTTTCGCCATCGCAGCGAGGTGATCGGCAGCGGAGAAGCCGGAGATTGTCTTGCGCGGCTTGAGGTCGTGGTCTCCGTCCTCGAGCCAGAGGATTTCGATCCGGTGGGAGAGAACGTAGCCCGGCACCTCGTCGCGCGTGCCGAATTCGTCGCGCGTTCCCTGGCAGATCAGCGTGGGCGTTGTCAGCCCCTTGAGATGGGCCGTGCGTAGTTTCGTCGGCTGGCCGGGCGGATGGAAGGGATAGCCGAGGCAGAGCAGGCCGGCGATCTTGCCCCTGCCATGGAGATCGTCGGCGATCATGCTGGCGACCCGGCCGCCCATCGACTTGCCGCCGATGATCAGCGGGCCGCTGACGCCGAGTTCGGCAATCGCTGCTTCATATTCGGGATTGAGCGTTTCGGCCCGAGGCGGCGGCTTGCGGATTCCGCTGCGGCGGGCGGCCATATAGGCGAATTCAAACCTGATGACCCTGAAGCCGGCGCCGGCAAGCGCTTCCGCCGCTGCTGTCATCGACGCGGAATCCATCGGCGCGCCGGCGCCATGGGCCAGCAGGATGGTGAAGCGTGCATCCTGCGGCCCCTGGAGCAGAAATCTGTCGAGCATCGGCAATCCTCCATAGCGTCATCGGAACCATCTCGACGGCCGTGACTTCTTGCCTGAAAGGAGACAGACAATGTCGACGAATGACGAAAACGTAAAGCCCGAGCAGCGGCGCCCCAAGGATGTCGGCGCAGTCCCCGACAAGCCGGAGCCTGCCGATGCAGAATCGCTGGCGCCACCAACGGTGCAGCCGGCTGGGGCGGGCGACAAAAGCGAACGGCCGGTCGTCAATCCCGTAACCGGCGTCGCTTTTTAGGGATCGCAAAATTATGATGCCTATCGGCCCTTGAAACCGCGGCGGAGAGGGGACATATAGCGGTCCTGCCTGAAAAATGGATGCATGGGGTATCGACGTCGTCGAACTCTTTGCTGTCCGACAGGATAAGGGCGCTCCCCGCAAGGGTCGAGCGCCCTTTTTGCTTTTCAGACATTGCATTCGCCGAGACGTTTGTTCCGATCCGGGTGATCGTGACGAACTCCCACCATACTCTATATAGCACTTCGGAATCCCGAAATTGGTTGGGGCATTGAAATCATTGTCTGTTTTTCCGCGATGACATTGCGAAAAGGCCGGCGGATTTCGGAATCCCGAAGCGGCAGTCCTTCGGGATTCCGAAGTGGGATTTTTTCCCGCCGCGGTTTTTCGCCGGCGCTGTCGATTTTCGCATCCGCCGATCGTCATCCTAACGATGTGCTGCAATCGTGCGGCAACAGAAGGAGGAAATGTCATGGATCATCAGCATCTCGTCCCCGCCGCTATGCTTGCGGCAAAGAACGGCGTCCGCTTCCCCAATGAGAGCGAGGCGTATCGCAGCGCCCGCGATGCGCTGCTTGCCGAAGAGATCGAATTGCGCCGCCACATCGAACGCGTGGCGGTACAGCGCCGGGCGCTGCCGCCGGGCGGCGCGGTGACGAAAGACTACCGCTTCGAAGGCGTTGACGGGCCGATAGCTTTCAGTGAGCTCTTCGCCGACAAGGAAACGCTGGTCGTCTACAGCTATATGTTCGGCCCACAACGAGAGCGCCCATGCCCGATGTGCACCTCACTGCTGTCGGCCTGGGACGGCGAGGTGCCGGATATGCTGCAGCGCGTCGGGCTTGCCGTCGTCGCCCGCTCGCCGCTCGAACGGCTGCTCGCCTTCAAGAAGGAACGCGGCTGGAATCACCTGCCGCTTTATTCCGACACGACGGATGAATACAGCCGCGACTATCACGCCATCGGCAAAGATGGCAGCGATGACGCGGCTTTCAACGTCTTCACGCGGCGCGACGGCACCATCCGCCATTTCTGGAGCGGAGAGATGGGCGGGGTAACGGCCGATCCCGGCGAGGATCCGCGCGGCGCACCCGATCTGATGCCGCTCTGGACCGTGCTGGATTCAACGCCGGAAGGCCGGGCGCCGGACTGGTATCCGAAGCTGTCTTATTGAGGCCGTAGGCCGTCAGCCGGTGGAGCGGTTTCTCGACGTTTCGATCCATTCGAGATTGGCGACAGAAGCCTCCGGCAGCGGTGATGGATCGACGTCGTAGACATAGCCGGCGAGCATGTCGGCGGCGCGTTCCGCTGCCTTGATCTTCGCCTCGGTTTCCGCGACCGCCTTGCCGATCGCTTCGATGCGGGCGCGGAACATGTGCGCGAGCACATCGCGGCCGGACTGTTTTTCGAGCCGTTCCAGATGCAGGCCGATGCGCGAGGCGTGGCGTTCCAGTTCGCTCTTGCTGAAGCGGGCCTTGCGCAGTTCCTCGGAAAGGCTTTCCTGCATGACGGCGACGGGATCGAAACTTCCGGGCACGCGCTCGTCGAGCACTGCGTCGGTGACGAGCTTCTCGATCATGACGAGCGCCTGCAACTCGGCGGCGTCGGCGAGTTCGACGTCATAGCCGGTATCGTCATAAACCTTGCGGCGGACGGGATCGAGAAGCAGCGCGTAGGCTTTCTGCAGATTGTCGAAGGCTTGCGAATCTCCGCCCGAATCCGGGTGGGCGACTTTTGCATGCTTGCGATAGGCGGCCTTCAGCTGCGCCTCATTCGCATCGCGTTCAACGCCGAGAATATCGTAGGGATCCGTCACGCCCGCTCCATTGCTACCCCGCACGTCGGGCAGTCTAGGTCTTCTTCTGCATCAGAAAGGCGAAGTTTAGACCGAAAGCAGGAATGACGTCCATGGCCCGAAAAAGCAACGGTTCGCGCAAATGCCCTGGCCGTTTTTCGATTATCGAATTTTTTCAAGCCGTTGCGCCAAGATCAGCCGGCGTCGATCGAAGCAAGATAACAGGTTGCCTCGCCATCGATTTTGAGTTCGATTCCCACTGCATCCGTCATCAGCAGCGCATCGCCTGATGCAAGCGAGCCGGTTTCATCGCCCTGCCGGAACGACAGCGCGCCGCGGTGGCAGAGCAACAGGCATGACGACGCCGTCAGCGGCAGGGTCTTGCCGCCATCGATTTCGATCCGCACCAGCGTGTGAACAAGGCCCGCGCGGCGGGTCATGACGTTGAGATCGGTGATCGCGCCGTCCTGGAGCCTGGCGGCGACCGGGATATCCGCCGGAAAGGCGAGGGGATCGCTCGCCGTCGTCAGCAGCGCCGGCGCCTTGCCTTCGATGTCGAGCGTCATCCCATTACCGTTCAGGATCGCCAGCGTGCGGTCGATGCCGGGAAAGATCGAGAACGGCCCATCCGTTGCGACGGTCGCCATGCTGACGCGCCAGTCGAAGCCGGCAAGGCCGGCATCTTCGGGCGAAACGGCGATCTCCACCGTTTCGCCGCCGCCGTTTTTCCACGGCATGCGCTTGTGATCGGCCGCCCGCAGGATCTTCACGGGTTCAGTTCCCGAGAATGCCGGGCAGGCGCAAGCCCTTGTCCCGGGCGCAATCGAGGGCGATGTCGTAGCCGGCATCGGCGTGGCGCATGACGCCGGTCGCCGGGTCGTTCCAGAGCACCCGCTCGAGACGCTTGGCCGCATCGTCGGTGCCATCGGCGCAGATGACGACGCCCGAATGCTGGGAGAAGCCCATGCCGACGCCGCCGCCGTGATGCAGCGACACCCAGGTGGCGCCCGAGGCGGTGTTGAGCAAAGCGTTGAGCAACGGCCAGTCGGAGACGGCGTCCGAGCCGTCCTTCATCGCCTCGGTTTCGCGGTTCGGCGAAGCGACGGAGCCGGAGTCGAGGTGATCGCGGCCGATGACGATCGGAGCTGAAAGCTCGCCGTTCTTGACCATTTCATTGAAGGCCAGAGCCAGGCGGTGACGGTCGCCGAGACCGACCCAGCAGATGCGCGCCGGCAGGCCCTGGAAGGCGATACGCTCTCTGGCCATGTCGAGCCAGTTGTGCAGGTGGGTATTGCCGGGGGTCAGCTCCCTCACCTTGGCATCGGTCTTGTAGATATCCTCCGGGTCGCCTGACAGGGCGGCCCAGCGGAAGGGGCCGATGCCGCGGCAGAACAGCGGTCTTATATAGGCCGGCACGAAGCCGGGGAAGGCGAAGGCGTTTTCCAAGCCTTCTTCCTTGGCGACCTGGCGGATGTTGTTGCCGTAGTCGAGGGTCGGGATACCGGCGTTCCAGAAGGCGATCATCGCTTCGACATGCTCGCGCATCGAGGCGCGTGCGGCTTTTTCGACCGCCTTCGGATCGCTCTCGCGCTTGGCCTTCCATTCGGCCATCGTCCAGCCCTTCGGCAGGTAGCCGTTGATCGGGTCGTGCGCCGACGTCTGGTCGGTGACCATGTCGGGGCGGATGCCGCGGCGGACCATTTCCGGCAGGATTTCGGCGGCATTGCCGAGCAGCCCGACGGATTTTGCCTCGCCCGCCTTGGTCCAGCGGTCGATCATTTCGAGCGCTTCGTCGAGCGTCTCGGCCTTGGCGTCGAGATAGCGGGTGCGCAGGCGGAAATCGATCGAGTCGGGATTGCATTCGACGGCCAGGCAGCAGGCGCCGGCCATGACGGCAGCGAGCGGCTGGGCGCCGCCCATGCCGCCGAGGCCGCCGGTCAGGATCCATTTGCCCTTGAGATTGCCGCCATAATGCTGGCGGCCGGCCTCGACGAAGGTCTCGTAGGTGCCCTGCACGATGCCCTGGGTGCCGATATAGATCCACGAGCCGGCCGTCATCTGGCCGTACATGGCAAGGCCCTTCTTATCCAGCTCGTTGAAATGATCCCAGGTCGCCCAATGCGGCACGAGGTTAGAGTTGGCGATCAGCACCCGCGGCGCATCCTTGTGGGTGCGGAAGACGCCGACCGGCTTGCCGGATTGCACGAGCAGGGTTTCTTCTTCGGTCAACGTCTTCAGCGTCGCGACGATGCGATCGAAATCCTCCCAGGTGCGAGCGGCGCGGCCGATGCCGCCATAAACGACGAGCTCGTTCGGATTTTCCGCGACATCGGGATCGAGATTGTTCATCAGCATGCGTAGCGGCGCTTCGGTCATCCAGCTCTTGGCATTGAGCTCGTTGCCGCGGGGTGCGCGGATTTCGCGGATATTGTGGCGTGGATTGCTCATGGCGGTTCCCCTGTTCTCAGGTTTCAATCTTCAGCGTTTCAGGCCCGGTGCGATCTGTTCGATGCGCACCAGAATGTCTTTGAGATGGATGCCA encodes:
- the hutU gene encoding urocanate hydratase, whose protein sequence is MSNPRHNIREIRAPRGNELNAKSWMTEAPLRMLMNNLDPDVAENPNELVVYGGIGRAARTWEDFDRIVATLKTLTEEETLLVQSGKPVGVFRTHKDAPRVLIANSNLVPHWATWDHFNELDKKGLAMYGQMTAGSWIYIGTQGIVQGTYETFVEAGRQHYGGNLKGKWILTGGLGGMGGAQPLAAVMAGACCLAVECNPDSIDFRLRTRYLDAKAETLDEALEMIDRWTKAGEAKSVGLLGNAAEILPEMVRRGIRPDMVTDQTSAHDPINGYLPKGWTMAEWKAKRESDPKAVEKAARASMREHVEAMIAFWNAGIPTLDYGNNIRQVAKEEGLENAFAFPGFVPAYIRPLFCRGIGPFRWAALSGDPEDIYKTDAKVRELTPGNTHLHNWLDMARERIAFQGLPARICWVGLGDRHRLALAFNEMVKNGELSAPIVIGRDHLDSGSVASPNRETEAMKDGSDAVSDWPLLNALLNTASGATWVSLHHGGGVGMGFSQHSGVVICADGTDDAAKRLERVLWNDPATGVMRHADAGYDIALDCARDKGLRLPGILGN